GATTTGATCAGTGACGTCAAAATGGGGTATTTATTAAAGTTTTTCATATTGGTAATTTTATCTTATTCGTACGGACATAAAATTCAACCTAGGAGGGATGATGAGgtatttgattttgaaaattcgGTTTGACTAATGGTGATAGTACTAAAGTTTACCATGTGCGtgccaaattttgaaattcaggTCCTGGCAGAAAATTATTTGTATCTTCGCTCTTATAGTAGAGGATCTTAGTAATTCAATTTTTAGAATTGTGGTTCATTTCTTGGcctaaaaacaaatatttggtggaaaaatattGTTCTTTTCCTTGAAATTCAACTTGAGTAAACTGATACCAATACCTTATTAACCTTCCAAGCGAACATTCTAATCGGTATTGTCTATAGTATCCcccgaaagaaatgatcagagCAATAATGACACTCCACAACATTTGCGTAGCTAAAACTGGTGTTACCGAAGGTAAGTAATTCCCATTTCTGGTGGAAAGAAAACATAAATTTGCATAGCATTCACGTGCATTGTGACAAGTTTCTTATCTTAATGCAAATGCACAGACACATATTGATTTTTACACTTCACCCAATCCTCCTGAAACTTGTATTTCTAGAGGCAATAAAAGAATTCAGTGATGGAGAAATTCATGAGGACGAAGCACTTAAATGTTACATGAATTGTTTGTTTCACGAGGCGGGACTGGTAAACGATGATGGTCAGGTGGATTTGGAGATGCTCTATGCCATGCTTCCGGACAACTTGAAGGAAATCGCCTTGAATATGGGAAAACAGTGCATGACACCCCAAGGTGATAATTTATGTGAAAAGGCTTGGTGGTTCCATCAGTGCTGGAAAAAAGCTGACCCCAAGGTGAGAGGGAAACGTTTTCTTATTTACTTAAATAATTACGTTATCTATTTCAGCACTATTTCTTGGTTTAGTGACAAATAAAAAGTGTAAATTGTGTAGTGGAATCAAAGTAATAAATCAGTGAAAAACTGGGACACAAAAATGTTTTAATGTCAATTTTCCAGTATCAAAATGCGGTCATACAATACACAAAAGTCTAGCACGGAACTATGGATCCCTCATATTTGCCAGAAAGTTTTGTTTGTGAATTGCCTTTATTAAAGTCCTTCCGTTTACCCAACAATCTCACCAAAATAAATGCTAATAGTTCACTTGGAATGTAAAGCGGTAACCATAAAGACATACAGAAAAGGTCACCTCCGACGTAGCATGTGCTGAATAGAGCGAAACCTCCCAACAAACATATTTTTTACTGTAATTAAAAGTGAACTGATGCGAGAACTAATATGTGCAGTAACACACACCAAACTTCACAAACCTTCACAGACCTTCACAAACAATATACATGGCGCGTCCTTGCTCCCGCTGGAAAATGCTGAGCATATGAAAAATCTCCAGGTGTATATTATTTaggaatatatacatatatcgcgAACAGACAGATGCCCCAGGCGAAGGGCTTTTACACATTTTATGTTTTTCACATTTCAAAGTGGAAAACTATAAACAGTGAAATAGTTCTTGGCTTCACAGCGCACAGCGTATCCATATCCTTTTGCACACTAGCCAGCAGCGTCAGTATGTGCAGTGGAAGCCACCCTCCAGCCGCCCTCAAACCTTTCTATTTGCCGTCGTACAACCTCTCTAAGTCTCACCATTGGGGCACAGTTGTCCTACTTCCCTCGAGGGGTGGATTGCTCTTGTTGGACGGAAATGTTCAAGTTCCGCTTCGTAAATTTTTCCTGTCGTGCCAACCGTTTTATACATTTCAGCTAAATTTTATACCGTTGACCATTTATACTCTTCATCACAGAGAATTAGACAACCAGATATTTCCATTGTTATCCtttttcgttttattgttttttcttttcatttctttttctgcTTTGACGTAGAACATGCTAAATGCAGTGCAGGTATGTATGCGTGCAAACGTTTTGTTCTTAATTTGACCTACAATCCGTGAAATTCAGTTTTGAGCAAATACAAAAACTTGTCCATGGAAATTCTCTCGTTCGGTAGAGTTAAGCCAAGTTGAAATTTGCTGAAGAAATGCCAGCGGCTTTCATCGAAGGACAATGGAGTTCGCGCTTTTTATCTGCTAAAAAACCTTGTGTCCTTGAATTTCTACCAGCAAACTCTTTATGAAATTGAATGAAGAAAATCCTTACACTCCGTTCAGTAAGATTTTGTTAAAgtttcttttataatgaaaaaaaatatccttcaCTGCAAATGATGTGATACCATACAAAGTGAAGTCTAAACTGCTTATTACAGTCTGAACTAGAGCAGAACACAAAACCTAAGATCCGCTAATGCCTCTCGCCTTATGCGATAAGAATCACAAAATGTCTTTGTGGCAACTTAACATCCGCATAGTCAAGACTACGCCTTAGTTTCAGCATCTTTGGAAGGAACAAGCCTACagaagcagaaaagaaacaaaagccTTTGCAAATTTGCACAAAGTCAGGACTCGAATCTAGGCCACTGTCGTAGATTATAAAGCTAATTTTTTACTCACATAGTCATTGCCTTGCCTTAGAACATAAGTGTATAAGGAGAGCATTTCTAAAAGACATCAGTGAAACTGGCACAACCTGTCTAGCCCTTTAAAGCATTGTTTAGAGCAGTTGCGGATTATTTGGAACCTCTTTGCTGTCTAAGTATAGGTCATCTATTTTGGCTTTTGATAGTTCTATTACCATTGTAACGATGCGCCTTTTCAAGATACCAAGAGAGATTGGTTTTATTAGAGATATTTTGATTTAAACCGTAACGTCTCATTAACTAGGAGATATTACAAGCCCCACCAAATAGCGTTACGAAAACGATCATGTCATTGAATAAAAGCCTCAAAAACGTCTGAGCCGACCCAGCACGACTACTGAAACATGAACGAACCAAACAAATTCCTGTCTGAACATTAATTATTGGGACTCTCACCGGTACTTGCAAGAGCCCTTGATAAGACAATGTACTTGTGAATTCGTAGTTTATTAAACGTTCGCCTCATGTTCCTACATTtgatagtggaaacagtaaaatgcaaatcgacaatatCCCTATAAGGCGACTGTAAAGTCGTTCCTTACAGGATCATCGcaccttaacaaaaaaaaatagcatGAGGAAGATGTTGCCCTGCCGCGAATGATGGTGATTTTGTGAGAAaatagaagaaatgatctcactaaCTCGATTACCAACCACTCTGAATGTCGGAGATCCGTGGAGTAAAACTAATCAAATGATTCACAAAGCAGCCTACGCAACACTCGGGATTACCAAGCCTAATAAGCATTGACCAGCTTTGAAATGATAATAGTCAATTGAGGGCCCATGAAAAGACACACCAATATAATAAGTTCctcgtcaaaaaaaaaacattagccAAGAAAATGATGCTAGTACCTGAATGATCCATTAAAAAGAGCTTTATGATATATACACTTTGAGCGGCCAAGGAGAACTTCCACGAAGTGGTACCGGGAAACGCTTGGCTTGTTGaccgtgatgcaataggcgaatacATGAAAACTTATAAAggcctgagtgtaattatgcggtgtttccaacgattaattatctgaaataatcaaAAAgcttattgtttctttttcgttggtgtagatatttattcttgcaaacaagacttgttagcactgatgaagggaacaagtagatcccgaaatatcggtatttgcaagaataaatatctacaccaacgaaaaagaaacaataagcTTTTTGATTATTTCAGATTATAAAGGCCATCAGACCAGAGCCTGCACGgaggctcatctgaagtagcttcggccacgaaacgtTACTAGCGGTACACTTATACCACGCGCACTGGAATTCCTCTTTTTTTACAAGCCTCAGAAGGATTTCTGATTCATGCACTTtcagcccggttatttgtggttggccccctaatACGAGTTTCATGGAGACTGTAGTTACACCCAAGCAGACAAAGAGAGCTTCAGGACTCAAACGAGGAATTGCTTTTCAACTCGGAGCCATACTActaagttcggtagagatttaggtatgtcttgcatccatcaatatgaatgctgaaccatgCACTCACTACAGAATGGTAccttgttgcttgtcacagcagtGCCCTAATTGTCGTCacgaaatcaatccgcgtcttaaGAAGCCCGTGGGGTTAAGTCTGTTCGACAGGTACTTGTGTGAAACCACCAAGACTAACTGACAATGCTACAGAAATTTGAGAAAGCAATCAAATGAGTGAAATCAGAGAAAGCAACGGGACCCGCTGATATTGTAGATTAGCTCTAGGAAACACAAGTCCGGGACAAAAGTTCTTCAATCGAGTTAttgaccgttccaatatggtaAAAGTAAAGGAGTTCAGTACAATGTTCAATATACCATCCCATCTGGCTGCTGCCCTTTTTCGTAAAGTCCTTTGAAAGTATTCTTGGTAAGTGTATCCACAGCATCGTCCAAATAATCGTCAATCAAATTGAATTTGTGAATAACAGCGGAATACCTACGGAGCGGTTACTCGTGGATAAATGCcatgagaagcattgccctttCTATaatacattgcatttcttgaCCTAGAGAAGACGTTTTATcgcttaccaaaaaaaaaactcatctggtatactttgCGGCAACACATAGTGCCAGTGGAACTCGTGCGCTAGATTAAATTGCTCGATCGTGATCTGAAGAATAAAGTTGGATATGGGGTGGaaatatcaaaactacttcatgtctctgtcggtgtttataaaagaaatgaattCTCTCCACTCCACTTTGTTCTGGTCATGGATATTCTCTCTCGAAGCATCTAATGTCTGGTTCACACTGCGCTATGCCCAGGATGTTTTCTGGCATCtcataataaagtggatctCGAACGAGTTGTCCAAAAgttgaatgatcgcctcatgcaacaaggCATGGGACTAAATTTGAACAAAACAACGTTTTTGACGACTGGCTTCAATGAAATGGGCACTGTTGCTCTCAGTGGCAGTGATATGCCCAGAGATAagtaatttcaatattttggatgaatgttatcagccaaagATAAATGCATCAGTGCAATTTGGATGGGGTCTACAATTGGCGCTCTCTGCAATCGACACATCAACGAATACTTCAAATCTGAATTTGACAGCAGTTTCGTCCTTCTTGTCGTACTTTGTCGTTTCAAGTGCTGACGAACTATCAAACACTGTAAACGCCACCACGGTAACGGAGACCAAAGACGTATTGGTTCGTGCGGTCGTGTGGTCGTGTAATTCGCGCTGGGAGGAACTCATTAGCTTGGATTGACCTGAGCATCACAGCCAAtgggaaacaaccaaaaggacggccgaaacaatgatggTTTGATATACTAGATCAAGATCGCCGAGAAAAATGGTGCAATCGATGAAAACGAGCTGATCCTTGTAGTGTCGGCGGCTTTGCGACATGGTCGATATTTTATTTGTCTTTTTCAAATATTCCTTCTCCCATTGTAACCCAATTACCCCTCAAACTTGCTCATATTACCTATAATTGGATTCAGGTAAAGCGATTAGCGACGGTTGTAGTTGTTGCTTTTGCTGTGCCGACTTGGAATATGAAATTCAAAACAGGGGTCGCCAAAAGTAAAAATTAGCGGGACCGAGACCGGCTGACAGCTAATTAGCTGGATGTAGCGCGGAAGATTATTTTTGTCGGTGGAGGAGTGCAGTTTGGGGACAGGAGGTTGGAAGAATCGATGTTAAAAGTTAATCGCGAGGAAAGTCAAAGAAATGAGTTTTCTCTGTTCAGTGACCAGACGTGGAGACACGAATTACTTAGGTGATTTCTAGACCAGTTTCAATTTTGTGGAACAAGCTGCTATCGACTACTACATAGCATTCAACACTTCAAACGAAACCAAAGCAATCATCAAGAATATTCTCATTCTGGTTGCACGACAAAAAAACTTACATAATTTCTAGTGGCTAAAGTGGATCAGTACTTACGGGCGGACctccacggtcaatttcgccatctttttaggtttttgggctACTTTTTCTTTTTGGTCATCTCTGGCCACTAAGGATGTTCGTCGGATCATTGCCCACTCACATTTTGTGATTGCACCCCGGTACTGAATGAGGCAAAaggcaaaagaagaagaaatcgtAGACTATTGTCTGCCACTAATGGAAAGAGAGCACCAGTCAGGTCCACATATTTGAAGCTTTCGCAAAGAATCCGTCGACAGTCGCTAGTTGCAGAATGTGGGCCAGACTCTTTAGTACGTCGCTCCCTCCTCGTACGACGAAATGAAACACAAAGTCTTAAAGAGTAAAAAATTGCAGTTTGGCCTTTCAGGtacaaaaaccttttaaaatATGTTATATCAAGGGGTAGTAGTAGCAAAAGCGCAATTTCaaattactgtaattttgttaccTGCAACAggctttgcaccaaattttgcaaTATTATAAACTGTATTAGCGACTTGCTTGTTTTGCATATTTAGAAAATAACTCCTAACTTTGGCCGGCTATGGCAAAATAAATTgcagtgggtgggtcacttaatatgTAGGACTTGAGGATGACCCATTCTAGAAACTCTTAAAgggtaatatttatggtagaaaaagtaagCGTGGCAGACCCtttctcagatggagcgatgacgtaggctcggacgccagagagcttgtAGGGATATAGAATCCGTGGAGATCAGTACAAAATCGGAATATCTAGAGGTCTTTACTAAAGCatgcctaaaccggataccggtttctgcgatgttgatgatgatggtaattgCACGGCTAAGATGTTCCTTATTTTGCACtgaaattttgcagtcaatATCATTACGTGTTGAGCTCGACTAGTCGGTACTGACTCAAGTcatactcgaaaagtacaaattccCAGGTTCCTCATAGACGATAGCCACTTGCTTTCTTGTTCAGCGGATCCGTAAGATCGCGCCTGGAGGATACAATAAGCATTAATCTGATACCGGGGTTACGCCAACTCTCGGCAGACTTTCTTGAGTGCAATAATATATTGCTGCACCAGTTAAGTCTTTGAAATTCTCGCTAAAGTTGGAGCAAGTGAGCACTGCAGGAAGCTTCGATATTGTAGGCGGGGAGCCTTCCAACATTCTGGATTCTAACCGTAATCTATTATCGAAAGAGGAAAGTCTTGGCTGGCATTATAGCTACTTTTGAAGCTTAATAAAGTTCCAGAATAACATTGCTAGGGCACAAATCTGCACCTATGTTACTAGAAAGAGGGAATACTCAGGAGAACTCATTATCTTAGTGGATCATCAATAGTGTCAATAGTGAATACTTTTGACTCCAGAGAAAGATGTTTAGATCATTCACTCAGACTGCAGTGACTCTTTGCTACCCTTCTATCAAACAGGAACTTAGGAGAAGGAAGAAATACATGAATGGAGAGATAATTGAGAAAAAAAGTGTTCATAATATTAATTTGGCAAACTAAGATGCATTAACCTATCTGAAATTAAAAGGATGAGAATTTCTTGATGGATTTTTTAGGCAACACCAAAGTAAGCTGGCGGAAATGTCAAAAGCCTATGCCAAGTTCGAAAGCCCCTGATAGTACCCCCGATATGTGTTCCAGACTCTTTTAATAAAAATAGCTGAGTATCATGATGTTAACGATGTTTCAAAGGCAAATTTGGAGATCAAAAAATCACATCTTCCACTATTATTCTATTAAAAGATTGTAATATTTAGTCAGTGGCAATAGTATCCAGGACTTAGTGCATGATACAGTAAATTTCTCCTTAACTCCGCCAAGGACGCACTTAAGCTGAGTAAAGTCTTCAGGTTTGAAGTTTTCCGCGGAATTATCCTTTGCAAatccttcatcaatttcgagacgACTTTCGAAAACATCAACAAAGAGTGTACGTATGGAGGTATTTCGGAGAATCTAATAGTTGttcatttctaaaatataggaagaattTGTAGTTGGAAGCAAAGTACAATATAGCTATATTCTGTCTACTGCTTCCATCTCGTTACAACTCACTTGGAGTTTTTGCCTCCAGCTAGTTCATGATGCTCTCCAGCCTTGAGAGCAATTGATTACTTACTCTTTTTCGGTGGCTTTCCTTGTGGttgatttccaagaaatgtgACCTGAAAATTCGCTTTGCTATCAATCCTAATAAATTTCTTTCGCGATGTTGGATGTCCAATCCGCTGCTACAGAAGCGAGACTTGCACGAATAAGTCAAGCATTGGAGCGGGCAATAAATCTAATGAGGGGCAAGCCGTCAAGCGAGCTAGGTACAGTGAGGGAGGATAACCTATGGGAAGCTAGATTCAACAGGGGCCTCTTATATAATGAatcaaaaaacaaacaacaaacaaacaaatatggGTATCCATTTATATGAAAGCATTAACAATTCAGCAAGAACTAGAAAGATTCTGGGAAGAGCTCCTACACTTTCTTCGTCGGAACCGAATCTAGAGTTACTAGTCCAAACGCATTCCCCCACTATTGAGCTGTAGCAACGCCAGTCATttaaggaaataataataatattgtcgaGCGACGTGGCATTCCGTCTTAAAAGACGATAAACAATAGTATGTCGTTTAAACCTACAACGGGCAAGAACTTTATTATCTTGCCTACTTcagtgtattattattattattaagtattaagtattctccgaAGTGCAAGAACCTATTTGGCAGCGCCGGACACTGTGCtagaacatgtgtggaggtttcatcacccTCCTCACAAAATCCACAGACATTGTCCGTAGATATCACTAGCTTCCctgggtgatagtttagcctgcagtaaCCAGCGAGTACTGCCACTATGCTCCGGACTCTACtggtttaaacaattttttgagcGCTTGAGTTTGTACATGTACACTCTGGACTGTTCCTTTCCTGGTAAGTTACTTCAGTAAAATTGTCTCAGCCGTTTCCCTTAATTTGTCAATGTCAAAGCCATGGATCCATTTCTTACTTTAAAGAATAGTTCTAGACCGTATAGCGACGCCGCACCTGCCTTATTGCCTTCGAACCCAATGTGACTGGAAACCCCGGGTAGATATACCTTATTGTGTAAGCCAGGTGATCAATCTATTAAAGCATTCCGATATCAGTTTGAAATTTACCTGGTCGGACCTAAGTGCCTCAATAGTGGCTAGACTGTCGGTTAGAATGCCCTGTCCCTTTAAGACTGAAGGAGCCATATCTGTCTGCGGCATATTTTTCCACCTGCTGGTGTGCTTAcgcattggttcaaagtgcagTTTCTTTGGACCAGTGGCCCCGGCGCCTGCTCTCACTGCCGTAAGGAATCCATCAAACTACAACTGATTGTCAAGCCGCATTTCAATACCAAGTTCCCCCAGTTTAAATTTCCCTTGTTATCAGGAATTTGGGATGCCGcctaaaaaaatatcaattctttttcgatttaggcagttgCTCGCCTCACTGGTACTCCTAGACATTCTGAAAATCGCCCTCCGTCgctgcatctgtatatgcaaATGGAAAGATGCATTCGACAAGTTTGGCAAATGACATTTTTtctgggtgatttcagtggtttaaaggttcccactgcctagATTACGGTAGTTTCCGAGCATATGCTCTTTCGCGAGTTTCCAATAAACTTTTTTCCTACTTCTTTCTATTAGTTGGGAAATCACACAGGATGCTATTGCTTTCTGCCCTGGGGTAGGAGATAAATAtcccttctttcttcttcagacagacagaagatattggctAGTCTTGGACTATCGCTTTGTATAGCTTGGATGCTTCTGAGGTTTTGTTCTATTCCTTCATAAATTTCCCTGAAGCTacttcgttttgcttccctaatCGAGGATAAAAGTCAGCCCTGTCAAATATAAATCATTTGGCCGCTACTCTTCGGAATAAAGTCATGCTCCAGAAACAGAGAGAAACGAGCCGAAAATTGAAATACGAGTCCAGCGGACACAAAGTAACGTGTCCCGACTGGGAGAAGAGACACATAGGATAAACCAAAAGATCGGTTTTGGTACGACGAAGAAGACACGCGAAAGAAGTGAAAATGgccagaaaaaaaagaaatagccACATATCCAAATTCAATAGTAACACGGGATATCACGCAAAGAAGAGAGAGGTAACAAATGAAGCACTTTCCAGCCACCAAAAGTACAATATCCTTAAGTTCCTTTCTAGACCCAATCAAAACACCATAGCAGAAGGCAGACCCAATATTAACAGATGGCAGTGTACTGAAGAAATGCACAACTGGTGTTCGAAATGAGCATCTACGATTAACAAAAATTAATATCCGATCGTAggaaaaaacaactttttacttTGATCAGAAAATTTCTGAGGACTGCACTCTACTCACGCATGCAATACTTTCCGGCAGATGCGTGCACATAGTTTTCACACCGAAAAGAGGTACACGTGGCAACGAGCGGGCAAAACCTTGTTCACCAATTAGGCTGAACTTCTTCTCACTTGAAGACTCTAGAGTGCCGTCACTCATAGATACTAAAGGACGACTATTGGTCGCTTCTCTCGTAGTCTCAGCACCCCTACTTTAAATATACAGAGGATAGCTCTTGGATAGGCAATTACCATCGAGGATGCTATCGCCGGAATAAGATTGGAGGGTTATCGATGTAAATTGATAGTATCTATGTGAAGAACTAGTAGGGGACGTTCAGGGTGACCCCATCTCTCCAATGTTTTGGTTGATAATGACCCATGAAATTCTACTGGTACTGAACAGAAGCCAGGTGAAGGTGATGGTGTGTGTCGACGTCTTGTTGATACTGGTGTGTGGTTTGTTCGACTCTTTTAAAAGCAAGATTAAAGAGACCGCCCTGCAAAGGTGTGCTTCAGGAGTGCTAGGTAAGGATTCTGtagaaatccaaccaaaacggactTGAGGCTGTTTTTGTCAAAGATAAGGATATCTGTAACTGAACAGCGAAAGGTTGTCATTTTCCTACAATGTAAAGTGTCTGAGTGAGTCTCTTGAATTCCAAGTTAAATTGTGATGATAGTTGGCGCTGCGCAGAAATTACTCAACTGGCCTTCCATATTAAATCGTGATACACTATCCCAGTGAGTCAAGATGCCATTCCGCCATAGTAATATCTaagattaaatatctcgggatcTCTGCGTTTCTTCAATGGTCGGGGCGATGTTGTTGAATTAGCAAATACATAGACTGGCCAGGTGAAACGCGTGCAGATTTACAACGATATGCACATGCTACTGGCCTACATGGGATCATGCTGCCAAACAAGCATATCCCACATTTCGCACTGTTGCGGAGAGGAGGGGGAAACCCTGAGGTATCTACTTTGAGATTGTGGAGCTGTAGCTACAACTAGGTAGCGAACTCTAGGCAAATAATTCTTTTGTCACCTTAAGGCGATTTCAGGAGGTAAGAGGTGGCTATAAGGATGGGGGATTTAGATTTTGCTTCTCTTGTCTCTCCCACAGCAATTACGATCTTAGGAGCTTCTGAC
The DNA window shown above is from Hermetia illucens chromosome 5, iHerIll2.2.curated.20191125, whole genome shotgun sequence and carries:
- the LOC119656880 gene encoding general odorant-binding protein 83a-like, producing the protein MGYLLKFFILVILSYSYGHKIQPRRDDEYPPKEMIRAIMTLHNICVAKTGVTEEAIKEFSDGEIHEDEALKCYMNCLFHEAGLVNDDGQVDLEMLYAMLPDNLKEIALNMGKQCMTPQGDNLCEKAWWFHQCWKKADPKHYFLV